One genomic window of Gloeomargarita sp. SKYB120 includes the following:
- the purQ gene encoding phosphoribosylformylglycinamidine synthase subunit PurQ translates to MKWGIVVFPGSNCDRDMAWVTQHLLGQPTRFIWHEETELGDVEVVVLPGGFSYGDYLRCGALARFSPVMPAVLRHAEAGGWVLGVCNGFQILTEVGLLPGALMRNRDLQFICDRVPVRVERVDLPWTCRYQRHQVLTLPIAHGEGCYYAEPAVLQDLERHQQVVFRYLPPNPNGSVADIAGICNRRGNVLGMMPHPERASDADLGATDGLGLFQSLLAWYAGATGRGR, encoded by the coding sequence GTGAAGTGGGGCATTGTCGTGTTTCCGGGGTCAAACTGCGACCGCGATATGGCCTGGGTCACGCAGCATCTGCTCGGTCAGCCCACGCGCTTTATCTGGCATGAGGAGACGGAGTTGGGAGATGTGGAGGTCGTGGTCCTGCCTGGCGGGTTCAGCTACGGGGACTACTTGCGTTGCGGCGCCCTGGCTCGGTTCTCGCCGGTGATGCCAGCGGTTCTCCGCCATGCGGAAGCGGGCGGCTGGGTGTTGGGCGTGTGCAATGGATTCCAAATCCTGACGGAGGTGGGTCTGTTGCCAGGGGCCCTGATGCGCAATCGGGATTTGCAGTTTATCTGCGACCGGGTGCCTGTGCGGGTGGAGCGGGTGGATTTGCCCTGGACGTGCCGCTACCAGCGCCACCAGGTGTTGACATTGCCGATTGCTCACGGCGAGGGGTGTTACTACGCGGAACCGGCGGTTCTACAGGATTTAGAACGGCATCAGCAGGTGGTATTTCGTTATCTACCTCCCAATCCCAACGGTTCAGTGGCCGACATCGCCGGCATTTGTAACCGTCGGGGGAACGTGCTGGGAATGATGCCCCACCCGGAGCGAGCCAGCGACGCCGACTTGGGGGCCACCGATGGGCTCGGACTGTTTCAGAGCCTGCTGGCGTGGTATGCTGGGGCTACCGGTCGGGGTCGTTGA
- the purS gene encoding phosphoribosylformylglycinamidine synthase subunit PurS — MTTYRAEIQITLKPSVLDPAGTAVTKALQQHYEGVQQVRIGKFIELTLTAPDLEQAKTQVERMCREVLANPVMETYRFTVEAKV; from the coding sequence ATGACCACCTACCGGGCCGAAATCCAAATTACCCTGAAACCCTCGGTGCTCGACCCTGCCGGTACCGCCGTCACCAAAGCGTTACAACAACACTACGAGGGTGTGCAGCAGGTGCGCATCGGCAAATTCATCGAATTAACCTTGACCGCCCCTGACCTGGAACAGGCCAAAACCCAGGTTGAACGGATGTGCCGCGAGGTGTTGGCCAACCCGGTGATGGAGACCTACCGGTTCACTGTGGAGGCAAAGGTGTGA